The proteins below are encoded in one region of Triticum aestivum cultivar Chinese Spring chromosome 1B, IWGSC CS RefSeq v2.1, whole genome shotgun sequence:
- the LOC123123154 gene encoding probable ascorbate-specific transmembrane electron transporter 1 isoform X2 translates to MAVPAPAKAARALAATAAALVLLWCVHFRGGLALSSPTNKGLIFNVHPVLMLIGFIIIGSEAIMSYKTLPWSHDTNKTVHLILHAVALFLGSFGVYAAFKFHNESGIANLYSLHSWVGLGTIILYGLQWVSGFLTFFFPGASPTLRRAVLPWHVRAGLVVYVLALLAAELGFLEKLTFLQATGLGKYSSEALLGL, encoded by the exons ATGGCCGTGCCGgcgccggccaaggcggcgcgcGCGCTCGCAGCCACGGCGGCGGCGCTCGTGCTGCTGTGGTGCGTCCACTTCCGCGGCGGCCTCGCCCTCAGCTCCCCCACCAACAAGGGGCTCATCTTTAAC GTTCATCCTGTCCTTATGCTGATCGGATTCATCATCATTGGGAGTGAAG CCATAATGAGCTACAAAACATTGCCATGGAGCCATGACACAAATAAGACGGTCCATTTGATTCTTCATGCCGTTGCGCTTTTTCTGGGATCGTTCGGGGTATATGCTGCCTTCAAGTTTCACAATGAAAGTGGAATCGCTAATCTATACAGCTTACACTCCTGGGTTGGACTTGGCACTATCATTTTGTATGGTTTACAG TGGGTATCTGGCTTTCTCACCTTCTTCTTTCCCGGCGCTTCGCCGACACTCCGACGTGCCGTGCTCCCATGGCATGTTCGTGCTGGGCTCGTGGTCTACGTGCTGGCGCTGCTCGCGGCCGAGCTGGGGTTCCTGGAGAAGCTCACTTTCCTTCAGGCCACGGgtctgggcaaatacagctcagaAGCCCTGCTG GGACTGTAG
- the LOC123123154 gene encoding probable ascorbate-specific transmembrane electron transporter 1 isoform X1, which yields MAVPAPAKAARALAATAAALVLLWCVHFRGGLALSSPTNKGLIFNVHPVLMLIGFIIIGSEAIMSYKTLPWSHDTNKTVHLILHAVALFLGSFGVYAAFKFHNESGIANLYSLHSWVGLGTIILYGLQWVSGFLTFFFPGASPTLRRAVLPWHVRAGLVVYVLALLAAELGFLEKLTFLQATGLGKYSSEALLVNFTALVVLLLGASVVLYVTAPAQSEHRLGYSSVRKS from the exons ATGGCCGTGCCGgcgccggccaaggcggcgcgcGCGCTCGCAGCCACGGCGGCGGCGCTCGTGCTGCTGTGGTGCGTCCACTTCCGCGGCGGCCTCGCCCTCAGCTCCCCCACCAACAAGGGGCTCATCTTTAAC GTTCATCCTGTCCTTATGCTGATCGGATTCATCATCATTGGGAGTGAAG CCATAATGAGCTACAAAACATTGCCATGGAGCCATGACACAAATAAGACGGTCCATTTGATTCTTCATGCCGTTGCGCTTTTTCTGGGATCGTTCGGGGTATATGCTGCCTTCAAGTTTCACAATGAAAGTGGAATCGCTAATCTATACAGCTTACACTCCTGGGTTGGACTTGGCACTATCATTTTGTATGGTTTACAG TGGGTATCTGGCTTTCTCACCTTCTTCTTTCCCGGCGCTTCGCCGACACTCCGACGTGCCGTGCTCCCATGGCATGTTCGTGCTGGGCTCGTGGTCTACGTGCTGGCGCTGCTCGCGGCCGAGCTGGGGTTCCTGGAGAAGCTCACTTTCCTTCAGGCCACGGgtctgggcaaatacagctcagaAGCCCTGCTGGTAAACTTCACTGCCCTTGTTGTCTTACTACTGGGCGCATCTGTCGTGCTGTATGTCACTGCTCCTGCGCAGAGTGAGCACAGGCTTGGGTATTCATCGGTGCGCAAGTCCTGA